The genomic window ACATAACAGCGAATCTTTTAGAACTCCTGAATCCCGGATGATTGGTTTTCTTTAAAAACAATCCGAAAAGTACAAATATAATTGCCAGAATAATTTGTAACATTATTGCCCCCTTAATCTGTTAAACTCATTGATGACCTCGTGATGACTCACCGTTTTATCTTTAAAATAGGTCACAAAATGTTGCTTTTCTTCTTCTGTTGCTCCTAATTGATTTAAAATATTCAGCAGGTGCATTTTCATATGACCTTTCTGAATTCCTGTTGTCACTAAAGAGCGCAACGCTCCAAAATTCTGAGCAAGCCCTGAAACGGCCAAAATACTCATTAATTCCTGGGCAGAAGGTTTTCCAAGAAGAGCCAGAGAGAATTTTACCAAAGGATGAAGATTCGTTAAACCTCCCACAACTCCTACAGAAATCGGAAGATCGATCCAGAATCTGAAAACTCCGTTGTCTGTTGTGCAATGCGTTAAAGAAGAATATTTTCCGTTTCTTGCCGCATAAGCGTGTGCACAAGCTTCCGTTGCTCTGAAGTCGTTACCCGTTGCAATGACCACAGCATCTACCCCGTTCATAATTCCTTTGTTGTGAGTGGTCGCACGGAAAGGTTCAATTTCAGCAATCATTACTGCCTGCTTGAATTTTGATGCAAATTCTTCATTGGAAATTCCGCTGTCATCTTTTAAGTCTTCAATTTTACAAGAAACCTCAGCTCTTACGATACAATCCGGGGTAAAATTGGACAAAATATTCATCACAATCTGTAAGGAATTCTTTTCTTCCTGTGTAAAGTCTTCACTGATCGCCACTTCCTGTTTCAACGTTTTTCCAAACTGTTCCAGACAAGAATTAATGAAGTTCGCTCCCATCGAATCTACCGTATCAAAACTTGCTTTCAACTGGTAATAATTCGGCATTTCGGAAGTTTTATCAACCAATTTTATATCTAAAATTCCACCACCGCGATTCCTCATATTCGCTGTGATGTCATTGGTAGCTTCAATTAATTTTTTCTTTAAGCTGAAATTAAAGAAATGAAGCAGTTTGTGAGGTTCTACATTAAATATAAAGTGAGTGTGCCCCAGCTTTTCATTATTAATAATAGTGGTTTTAAAACCTCCTTTATCAATCCAGAATTTGGCAGCTTTAGAAGCCGCCGCTACCACAGAACTTTCTTCAACTGCCATCGGAAGCGCAAATAACTTTCCGTCAATTAAAAAGTTCGGAGCGATTCCGTAAGGCATATAGAAATTGGAAATCGTGTTTTCAGAAAACTCATCATGAAGCTTCTGCAAATCAGCATTTTCGTTCCAGTATTGATTTAATATATGTTGATATTCTGAATTTCCTTCAAGGTATTCGTTAACTAGCCAATCGATTTTTCCTTGTTTTGTCAACTTGGAAAAACCTTCTACCGGTTTGTGATTCATAAGTATGTTATTTTATATAGCAATGTAACGCGGTTTTACGATTACACTCATAAATTAATGACCGTAAATATACTAATTTTGTCTCTGTAAACTGTGGATAACTTCCATCAAATAGGGTTGATATTTATCAATTTTGGAATTAAATTTGAACAGAAAATTTAAGTTTTAAACCACAAAAGTCACAAAAGCTTTTGCATTTTAGAAATTAAAAAGTTTAATATAATTCTGTGAAAAAGTACACTTAAGTTTATTAAAAATCTTTGATTTTTTCTTTTGTATGCTTTTAATTATCAAATTGTTTAAACTTAAAATCTTTTGTGACTTTTGTGGTAAAATTAAAATTGTAATATGAATTTTGACCGCCTGAAAGAAAAACTCGAAATCCTTGCCGATGCAGCGAAATATGACGTTTCCTGCTCATCAAGCGGAGGAACGAGAAAGAGCAAAAAAGGCGCTTTAGGAGACAGTTCCGCAAGCGGGATTTGCCATACCTATACCGAAGACGGGCGGTGTGTTTCGTTGCTTAAAATTCTTTTGACCAATCATTGTATTTATGATTGCGCGTACTGTGTGTCCAGAAGTTCCAATGATATTAAAAGAGCTGCTTTTACGGTTGAGGAAGTGGTTGATTTAACCATTAATTTCTACCGGAGAAATTATATTGAAGGTCTGTTTTTAAGTTCAGGAATTTTCAAAAATGCAGACACCACAATGGAACGTTTGGTTCGTGTGGCGAAAAAACTACGTCTGGAAGAAAATTTTAACGGATATATTCATTTAAAATCGATTCCTGGAGCAAGTGATGAACTGATGCAGGAAGCCGCTTTGTATGCCGACCGATTATCCATCAATCTTGAAATTCCTACGGAGAGCGGGTTAAAATTACTGGCTCCTGAGAAAAACCGGCAGGATATGCTGAATCCTATGAAATACATTCAAAATGGAATTGCACAGTATAAAGACGAAAAGAAAATTTTCAGAAAAACACCCAAATTTGCTCCGGCTGGTCAATCCACTCAAATGATTGTAGGAGCAACCAATGAAAACGATTTACAAATAATCAAGGTTGCCGACCATTTTTATAAAAATTTTAGCTTAAAAAGGGTGTATTACTCCGGTTATGTTCCGGTTTTAGAGGATAAAAGGCTACCTTCTTTAACGACAGAAGTTCCGATGCTCCGTGAAAACCGTTTGTATCAATCCGATTGGCTGATGCGTTTTTATGGTTTTAAAGCTGAAGAAATTTTAGATCCTACTATGCCGTTTCTTGATTTGGAAATCGATCCCAAATTAAGCTGGGCTTTACGACATCTTGATCAATTTCCTGTTAATCTGCAAACCGCAGATTATCAAATGATTTTAAGAATTCCGGGAATTGGTGTAAAAACAGCACAAAAGATTGTGAGTGCAAGACGATTTCAGGTATTGAATATGGATCATTTGAAAAAATTGGGAGCCGCTGTAAACCGGGCAAAATATTTTATTGACTTTAATGCCGGAAATGCTTTTTTAAGATATTTAACCGATAAAAACCTCAGAAAATTATTGATTGGCGGAAGTTCTTCAAAGTTTCAGAACCAGTTTTCACAGCAATTAACATTATTTTAAAATATGAGAACGAAGAAAGCTTTAAGATATGATGAACAAAAAATGAATGACGTTGAAAAAGTTGTTTCGAAGTTTTCTCAGCAGCTCATGTCAGATTCAAAATGGATTAGATTAATTGAAACCGTCATAGATAACGCTCATCAGTTTAAAAAGATTTTATTTAAAAAAATTCAACATGATAAGATTGGAGAATTGTATTTAGATCAAGACAGCATTTTTGAGTTTGACTATTGGCAAAGTGGATTCGAGGGAAATAATTCATTTCATGACTGGCTTGAATACAGAGAAATTGAATATTTAATTTTCCCAAAAATTGTTGATTCTGATAACAGTCAGGATTTGGAGCAAATTAAATTAACCATAGAAAAAACCGGTCAGTTTTGTTTGGAAAGTGATGAGCACGAATTAAGATTAATATGTTATAAAATTTAATTCTAAACCAATTCTATCACTCAAGTGTAATGAAAAATCTCAAAAAACGCAGAGATTCTTTCTTCGTCAGAATGACAGTGCATACAAAATTGCTAGATTGTTACATTATCAAATTGCTACATTAAATCAATGACCACCCTACTTTATGACGGAAGTTTCGACGGGCTTTTAACTGCGATATTTGAAGTTTTTGAATATCGTTATCAAGATGTGGAAATTGTAAGCAGAGAAAGATTTCATCAGGAAAATATTTTTGCAGAAATCCATGAGGTGATCACACAAGATGATAAAGCGGAAAGAGTTTTCAAGAAATTAGAGCACAATATCGGAAAACCGGGAATTCATGAATTGCTGAAGGTCTATTTATCAGAAGACCCTGAACTTGAAATGCTTATTTTTTCTGCGGTAAAGCAATCTGTACAACATCCTGATGAAAACATTTTACAAAACTATGCTGATCAGGATATTTTAAAGATCTCAAAAATCTGTAAATCCGTTAGTCGTGAAAGACATAGAATGACTGCTTTTGTCCGTTTTGAAAAAATGCAGGATGGTATTTTCTTTGCCAAGATCGATCCGGATTTTAATGTTATTCCTTTGATCCGAAAACATTTCAAAGACCGTTATCAGGATCAGAAATGGATGATTTATGATCTTCGAAGACATTATGGAATTTTATATGACCTGGAAAACTGTAATTTCTTTTATCCTGAAGAGAAATTAGATTTAAACACTTATCATCAAAAGTTCCACGATGAGGAAAAAAATTATCAGACGCTTTGGCAACGTTATTTTACAAAGACCAATATTGTGGAAAGAAAAAATTTGAAACTGCACATCCAGCATGTTCCTAAACGCTACTGGAAATATCTCACTGAAAAGCATTAGTTTCTTTCCTGTATTTGATAATTTCTGGACAAAAACAAGAGGTTATTTTTTTGAAATAATAAATAGTAGACGGCTTTAATAATGTATATTCAAAACTCTTATAAAGTTACTGCCATTATCTGAACTTGTTTTTGTAAATTTGTGTTCGAAATTTTTTACTAGATGAAAGAGAGTGCTGTAAAAAAAATTGCAGTTCTTACTTCTGGAGGAGATGCTCCGGGTATGAATGCAGCATTAAGGGCGGTAGTAAGAACCGCAAACTACTATAATATTGAATGTTACGGAGTAAGAGAAGGCTATAATGGTTTGATCAACGATGATTTCCTGAAAATGGGACCCCGTTCCGTAAAAAATATAATCAATCAGGGCGGAACCATTCTGAAGTCTGCCCGCTCCATGGAATTTAAAACAAAGGAAGGCCGTCAAAAAGCTTATGACAACTGTGTAAAACATGGTGTTGATGCATTGGTATGTATCGGAGGAGACGGAACTTTTACGGGAGCAAAAATCTTTAATGAAGAATTCGGAATCAGAGTAATCGGTGTTCCGGGAACAATCGATAATGATATTTTTGGAACTGACAATACGATTGGTTACGATACTGCTTTAAATACTGCGATGGAAGCCATCGATAAAATCCGTGATACAGCAACTTCTCACAACAGGGTTTTCTTTGTGGAAGTAATGGGTCGTGATGCTGGGTTTATTGCCTTAAACAGCGGATTGGCAGCCGGAGCTTTGGATATTTTAATTCCTGAGAGAAAAGACAGTATCGATGAGCTTTTTGTCAACTTCAGAAATGCCGAGAAAACAGGAAAATCTTCAAGTATTGTTGTGGTAGCCGAAGGTGAGAAACTAGCCAATATCTACGAATTGGCAGAAAAAACGAAACAGGAATTCCCTGATTATGATATCCGTGTTGCTATTCTTGGTCATATCCAGAGAGGAGGTTCTCCAAGCTGTGCAGACAGAGTGTTGGCTAGCAGATTGGGTTATGGAGCCGTAACCGGATTAATGGAAGGACAAACCAATGTAATGGCAGGAATGCGTTCCAACGATTTGGTATATACGCCGATTGAGGAAGCCATTAAAAAACATAATGAAATCAATAAAGATCTTTTACTGATTTCAGAAATTTTAGCAATCTAAATATTTTTATATAATTTAAAAACAAACTATTATGTCAACAATCAAAGTAGGTATCAACGGTTTTGGTAGAATCGGTCGTCTTGTTTTCAGAGCAATGACTGAAAGAGACAACATCGAAGTAGTGGGAATCAATGACCTTATCGATGCTACATACATGGCTTACATGTTAAAATATGATTCTGTACACGGGATTTTCCCGGGTGAAGTTTCTGTAGAAGGGAACGACCTTGTTGTAAACGGAAAAAGAATCAGAGTAACTGCTGAAAGAGACCCTAGTAACCTAAAGTGGAACGAAATCGGTGCTGATTATGTAGTAGAATCTACAGGTTTATTTCTAGATAAAGAAAGCGCTGCAAAACATATTGCTGCAGGGGCTAAGAAAGTAATCCTTTCTGCTCCTTCTAAAGATGATACGCCAATGTTCGTAATGGGTGTAAACCACACTGAGCTTACTGACGATGTAAAAATCTTATCAAACGCTTCTTGTACAACGAACTGTTTAGCTCCTTTGGCTAAAGTAATCCACGATAACTTCGGAATCGTAGAAGGTTTGATGACAACGGTACACGCTACAACGGCAACTCAGAAAACTGTTGACGGTCCTTCAATGAAAGACTGGAGAGGTGGTAGAGCTGCTTTAAATAATATTATTCCTTCTTCTACAGGTGCTGCAAAAGCGGTAGGAAAAGTAATCCCTTCTTTGAACGGAAAATTAACGGGTATGTCTTTCAGAGTACCAACTGTTGACGTTTCTGTAGTAGATTTAACGGTAAGAATTGAAAAGGCTGCTTCTTATGAAGAGATCTGTTCAGTAATCAAAGCTGCTTCTGAAGGTGAGTTGAAAGGTATTCTTGGATACACTGAAGATGCTGTAGTTTCTCAGGATTTCGTAGGAGATAAGAGAACATCCATCTTCGATAAAGATGCAGGTATCATGCTTTCTCCTAACTTCGTAAAACTTGTTTCTTGGTATGACAACGAAATGGGGTATTCTAACAAGTTAGTTGATATGCTAATCCACGCTGCTTCTTTATCTAACTAATAAAGTTTTAGCTTACTATATAAAACCTTCCGATTTGGAAGGTTTTTTTATTAAGAATTTCCAAATAGTTAATGACTTTTATTGTGTACTTTTTTTAGTATCCCCTCCTAAATCAACATTAAACAATTGATAACCAACCCCAAAACCAAACCATAGATTCCCATTATTATTCCACTGATAATGTTTTTGATTATTAATCTGATCAACTCCACAATAAATTCCGGCTTGCACTTTTTTATATTGAAGCATTAACCCGCTGAACATTGTTAAAGTGGCTGCATTTATATTTTTATCGGCTTCTATTCCCAGAGAATTATTTGAATTTAGCTCAACACTTCCCAATCCTGCTCCTATCTGTACATAAAAATCAGTTGAATAAAACTTTCCAACTCTCCAATTTAATGTTGAATTCAAATTGAATTGTGCCTCAAATGTTTTCTCATCTTGGGGACGAAACTTGAATGGTAAAGTCAATATTCCTACAGAAAACCTATCCGGTTTCTCTGGTACCTCCTCTGCTTTTGCCAAGAATTCCTCTTTAGTTACAGTAAAAAGTTTGTAATTGTAATAACTAGCCTTCGGTATTGCCGTAGATCCTTCTTCAAGCACTCTAAATGGAGGATCAACCTTTACAATTATATTCTTGTCAGTTACATCTGCAATTTCATACTTAATCCCGTCTTCTAAATAGTTAGGGTTTTTAGTTGCGCCATCATATAATTCGGCTTTTTTTAAATCTGTTCCAGTGTGTTTTGCCGGAGCCTTAAAAGTAAAACGTTGCCCAATTTTAATTTCCTGTCCAAACGCTATTCCCGCACATCCAAGCAGAAACAGCGATAAAATTTTTGTTTTCATAGTTATTTAGTTTATTAGTTAAAATTAAGTGAAAGCTCAAACAGGGCTTAACACTAGGTTTTAACCAAATTTAACTCATTTTTAAACAAAAAAAAATCACACTTTTGTGGTATTTTTAATAAAATCTTAAGAGAAAAAAACTATTAACTTTTTTATTTCAACTGACAAATCTCACAATCTCATTTAAGCATAAAACTTGTATTTTTATCGTAATGGAAAACACAATTTTACAACCTCGGTTTAAAGAATCATCACATTTCAAAGATTTTTGGACGAAAGGCAACGGAAAGCAGCTTATTGAATTTTCGGGAGCAGAAGTAAGTTTTAATGATTTTGAAAAATTTGCGCCTTATTTTTATCATGTTGATGACATCGGTGATCAGGTGGTAAGAGATGTTTATCTTGTCAAAAAATTTCATGAAGCTTCTAAAGAAATTGAACACTACATCCGAAACGGAGTTTCTGAAAGCGATGCCATTCCTGAGAGTGTAAGAAAACTTTTTCTTCAAACCCAGAAAATTCCTGACTGGCTTGATTATGAATTAATAAAATCCGGTGCAGAACTCTGTATGAGAAGCAATCTCGATTCTCTGATTTCTTTAAGGGATTATTGCCTGATCGGTGGTTATGATTACGCCTACCTCAACAAACCTTTAGTTGCAACAGAAGCTCTGAAAAAAGGAGCCGTAAAACGTCTTTCCGAAACTTTGGATTTTTGGGTAAATGTTACAAGATATGATGCGTTGGAAGTTCATAAAAAAGGATATGAATTTGCCATAAAAACGCGGTTAATTCATTCTTACGCCAGAATATCCATCAAAAAACATTATAAAAACTGGGATACGGAAAACTGGGGCGAACCGATCAATTCCTGGGATATGATGGCTACCTATATTGGTTTCAGTCTCGTTTTTTTACACAGCCTTCATAAATTAGGGAACACTTTTTCAGAAAAAGAAGAAAAAGGAATTTTCCATCTTTGGAAATATGTTGGGTATTTACTGGGAATCCCTGAAAGGCTACTTCCCAACGATAAAAAGCAGGCTACAGAATATTTTTATTTATGGACTTCTGTTCAGCCTCCTGCCGATAAAGATTCTGTGCTTCTGGCGCATTCTCTACTCAATGAATCGCTGGAAAATCCTATTCTGAAATATCAGTTTCAAAGAAAAAACTTACGTTATCTTCATATTTGCTGCACCTGGTTTCTGCTGGATGACGAAGTATGTAGGAGACTTCAGATTCCTGACGTATCCAACAAAAATGCTTTCCCGAGAACAAAATGGTTAATCAACAAAATCTATGATAAACTCGTAAGCCGGCAAGCCAGAATCAATAAAGGAAATAAAGATCAGATGAAGGTATTGAGTGATTATTTAAAGATTACCCACAATTCAAACTTCCATTAAATTCATTAAAAATAAAATTAACACATTCTTTTAATTTTGAATGAGTTAAGGATGAATACCTTATATTTTTATCACCTCAAAAATAATTTTGTGGAATAAATAATATTAGCTTTTCATCTATAAATTATGTATTTTTGAGAAATTATAATTATACAGATGAGCAACGCAGACGATAAAAAGAAAGCACTTGCCTTAGTGCTTGAAAAACTAGATAAAACATACGGAAAAGGAACTGTAATGACTTTAGGAGACAGTTCTGTAGATAATACGATTGAAGTGATTCCTTCAGGATCTTTAGGACTGGACATCGCTCTGGGAGTTGGCGGTTATCCGAGAGGAAGAATCATTGAAATCTATGGTCCGGAATCTTCAGGTAAAACCACGTTAACCCTTCACGCGATTGCAGAAGCTCAAAAAGCAGGAGGAATTGCCGCTTTTATTGATGCTGAACATGCATTCGACAGAACCTATGCTGCTAAATTAGGAATCGACTTAGAAAACTTAATTATTTCTCAGCCTGATAACGGTGAGCAAGCATTAGAAATTGCTGATAATCTTATCCGTTCAGGAGCGATCGATATTGTAGTCATCGACTCTGTAGCCGCTCTTACTCCAAAAGCGGAAATTGAAGGGGAAATGGGAGATTCAAAAATGGGCCTTCATGCAAGATTGATGTCTCAGGCGTTAAGAAAATTAACTGCTACGATTTCAAGAACAAAATGTACGGTAATTTTCATCAACCAGTTGAGAGAAAAAATCGGGGTAATGTTCGGAAACCCAGAAACAACAACCGGTGGTAATGCTTTGAAATTTTACGCTTCAGTAAGAATTGATATCAGAAAAGCCTCTGCTCCAATTAAAAACGGAGACGAAGCGATCGGAAGCCGTGTGAAAGTGAAAATTGTGAAAAACAAAGTAGCTCCACCTTTCAAACAAGCTGAATTCGACATTATGTATGGTGAAGGAGTTTCTAAAACAGGGGAAATCTTGGATCAGGCCGTAGAACAGGGAATTGTAAAGAAAAGCGGTTCTTGGTTCAGCTACGAAGAAACAAAATTAGGACAAGGTCGTGATGCCGTAAAAGATGTATTAAAAGACAATCCTGAACTTTCTGAAGAACTGGAAAATAAAATTAAGGAAGAGATTGCTACTAAAAAGTAGGAATTTGTTCGGATATAAAAAAGCTCGGCGGGACCTTTGGTCCCGCCGAGCTTTTTTATTCAGTTTCAGTTTCGGCGGCAAAGCCGCCGAAACTGAAACTTCAATTAAGGTTTATCATCCGTTAGCTCAAATCC from Chryseobacterium camelliae includes these protein-coding regions:
- the recA gene encoding recombinase RecA, producing MSNADDKKKALALVLEKLDKTYGKGTVMTLGDSSVDNTIEVIPSGSLGLDIALGVGGYPRGRIIEIYGPESSGKTTLTLHAIAEAQKAGGIAAFIDAEHAFDRTYAAKLGIDLENLIISQPDNGEQALEIADNLIRSGAIDIVVIDSVAALTPKAEIEGEMGDSKMGLHARLMSQALRKLTATISRTKCTVIFINQLREKIGVMFGNPETTTGGNALKFYASVRIDIRKASAPIKNGDEAIGSRVKVKIVKNKVAPPFKQAEFDIMYGEGVSKTGEILDQAVEQGIVKKSGSWFSYEETKLGQGRDAVKDVLKDNPELSEELENKIKEEIATKK
- a CDS encoding putative DNA modification/repair radical SAM protein, translated to MNFDRLKEKLEILADAAKYDVSCSSSGGTRKSKKGALGDSSASGICHTYTEDGRCVSLLKILLTNHCIYDCAYCVSRSSNDIKRAAFTVEEVVDLTINFYRRNYIEGLFLSSGIFKNADTTMERLVRVAKKLRLEENFNGYIHLKSIPGASDELMQEAALYADRLSINLEIPTESGLKLLAPEKNRQDMLNPMKYIQNGIAQYKDEKKIFRKTPKFAPAGQSTQMIVGATNENDLQIIKVADHFYKNFSLKRVYYSGYVPVLEDKRLPSLTTEVPMLRENRLYQSDWLMRFYGFKAEEILDPTMPFLDLEIDPKLSWALRHLDQFPVNLQTADYQMILRIPGIGVKTAQKIVSARRFQVLNMDHLKKLGAAVNRAKYFIDFNAGNAFLRYLTDKNLRKLLIGGSSSKFQNQFSQQLTLF
- the gap gene encoding type I glyceraldehyde-3-phosphate dehydrogenase; translated protein: MSTIKVGINGFGRIGRLVFRAMTERDNIEVVGINDLIDATYMAYMLKYDSVHGIFPGEVSVEGNDLVVNGKRIRVTAERDPSNLKWNEIGADYVVESTGLFLDKESAAKHIAAGAKKVILSAPSKDDTPMFVMGVNHTELTDDVKILSNASCTTNCLAPLAKVIHDNFGIVEGLMTTVHATTATQKTVDGPSMKDWRGGRAALNNIIPSSTGAAKAVGKVIPSLNGKLTGMSFRVPTVDVSVVDLTVRIEKAASYEEICSVIKAASEGELKGILGYTEDAVVSQDFVGDKRTSIFDKDAGIMLSPNFVKLVSWYDNEMGYSNKLVDMLIHAASLSN
- a CDS encoding oxygenase MpaB family protein; its protein translation is MENTILQPRFKESSHFKDFWTKGNGKQLIEFSGAEVSFNDFEKFAPYFYHVDDIGDQVVRDVYLVKKFHEASKEIEHYIRNGVSESDAIPESVRKLFLQTQKIPDWLDYELIKSGAELCMRSNLDSLISLRDYCLIGGYDYAYLNKPLVATEALKKGAVKRLSETLDFWVNVTRYDALEVHKKGYEFAIKTRLIHSYARISIKKHYKNWDTENWGEPINSWDMMATYIGFSLVFLHSLHKLGNTFSEKEEKGIFHLWKYVGYLLGIPERLLPNDKKQATEYFYLWTSVQPPADKDSVLLAHSLLNESLENPILKYQFQRKNLRYLHICCTWFLLDDEVCRRLQIPDVSNKNAFPRTKWLINKIYDKLVSRQARINKGNKDQMKVLSDYLKITHNSNFH
- a CDS encoding TIGR03915 family putative DNA repair protein yields the protein MTTLLYDGSFDGLLTAIFEVFEYRYQDVEIVSRERFHQENIFAEIHEVITQDDKAERVFKKLEHNIGKPGIHELLKVYLSEDPELEMLIFSAVKQSVQHPDENILQNYADQDILKISKICKSVSRERHRMTAFVRFEKMQDGIFFAKIDPDFNVIPLIRKHFKDRYQDQKWMIYDLRRHYGILYDLENCNFFYPEEKLDLNTYHQKFHDEEKNYQTLWQRYFTKTNIVERKNLKLHIQHVPKRYWKYLTEKH
- a CDS encoding hydroxymethylglutaryl-CoA reductase, degradative: MNHKPVEGFSKLTKQGKIDWLVNEYLEGNSEYQHILNQYWNENADLQKLHDEFSENTISNFYMPYGIAPNFLIDGKLFALPMAVEESSVVAAASKAAKFWIDKGGFKTTIINNEKLGHTHFIFNVEPHKLLHFFNFSLKKKLIEATNDITANMRNRGGGILDIKLVDKTSEMPNYYQLKASFDTVDSMGANFINSCLEQFGKTLKQEVAISEDFTQEEKNSLQIVMNILSNFTPDCIVRAEVSCKIEDLKDDSGISNEEFASKFKQAVMIAEIEPFRATTHNKGIMNGVDAVVIATGNDFRATEACAHAYAARNGKYSSLTHCTTDNGVFRFWIDLPISVGVVGGLTNLHPLVKFSLALLGKPSAQELMSILAVSGLAQNFGALRSLVTTGIQKGHMKMHLLNILNQLGATEEEKQHFVTYFKDKTVSHHEVINEFNRLRGQ
- the pfkA gene encoding 6-phosphofructokinase, with amino-acid sequence MKESAVKKIAVLTSGGDAPGMNAALRAVVRTANYYNIECYGVREGYNGLINDDFLKMGPRSVKNIINQGGTILKSARSMEFKTKEGRQKAYDNCVKHGVDALVCIGGDGTFTGAKIFNEEFGIRVIGVPGTIDNDIFGTDNTIGYDTALNTAMEAIDKIRDTATSHNRVFFVEVMGRDAGFIALNSGLAAGALDILIPERKDSIDELFVNFRNAEKTGKSSSIVVVAEGEKLANIYELAEKTKQEFPDYDIRVAILGHIQRGGSPSCADRVLASRLGYGAVTGLMEGQTNVMAGMRSNDLVYTPIEEAIKKHNEINKDLLLISEILAI